In Oryctolagus cuniculus chromosome 18, mOryCun1.1, whole genome shotgun sequence, the DNA window cggcaccccgaccaggactagaacccggtgtgccggcgccacaaggcggaggattagcctagtgagccgcggcaccggcaagaGGGCTAACTTTTCAAAGTTTCCTCAGTTTTAGGTGTTAACAAGCATTTGAAATTTTCCTAATCTGATATATTGATGGTGTGACTTGTAGTTTGTGTCTTCCCCTTATACCAGTGAAGTTACTAGGTTAATTGATCATTTGCATTGTTTCATCTATAAATTGCCTGTTTGAAACTACCCTATCTGATCATATACCTGAAATATcataaaattttatcttaaaattttttaaagatttattttatttatttgaaagacagagttacagaaagaggtagagacagagagagagagagaggtcttccatccactggttcactccccagatggctgcaacggctggagctatgccgatccaaagccaggagccaggagccaggagcttcttctgggtctcccacatggatgcagaggcccaaggacttgggccatcttccactgctttcccaggccatagcagagagctggatcaaaagaggagcagccaggactcgagccagtgcccctatgggatgctggcacttcaagccagggctttaacccgctgtaccacagtgctggccccagaaaaatttttagaaacagGATGTCCCTTATGCCCAACTCCAGGGACATCTCCAtctaagaaaaaatgcaaaatattgtcTACATCTACATCAACCTCTCTACATCTTGCTTCCCCCTAGATCCAGCCATTATCTCTTGGCCAAAGCAAAGAACCTCTTGTTGGGAGCATCTGCTTCACAATTCTTCTTTATGAAGaagatttttgaagatttatttattttgaaagtcagagttacagagagagagaaagagagagagagagagagagagagagagagatttttttcccctcagaatccttttgtttaaggtatacaaacttcattcatttcataaattcAACTTTAGGGACATTTAAAAGTGGAGTATcatcactttggaaaactgttTGGCAGGTTCtcaaaaaagttaaacatagggCTAACATACGATCTAGCAATTCTACTCCTGGGCACAAAGTTAAGAGAATTTGAAGCAGATGTCCACACAAAAAGTGTGCACAAATGTTGACGTAGCATTAGTTCACACTAGCCAAGAAgtggaaataataaaaagagccATCAGCTGCAGAATGCAGAATGTCAGTTATCCGTACAACAGAATATCAAGGGCTCTATAAGACAATCAGGCGCTGATAAGGACGAACTTAAAAATGGTCTGCTAAGAGAAGGAGCCAGTCAAAACATGTCTTCCATTATCAATTTTTATGAAATGTGCAGAACAGGcaagtttataattatataaagtaGACAGATTGTTTCTTAAGGCTAAGGATGGGTGACTGAGTGCAGTTGCTGGTCCGACTTGCAGTGTGTATGGGTATCTTTTGCAGATGGTGAAATGTTCTGGAGTTAGGCAATAGTGAGGTTGCACACAACTTTCTGAACATACTAAAAAACACTTGATTACACATGCTTAAAGGGTGAAATTTATGGTATATGagttatattttgataaaaaagtAGGATATTGATAACTTGAAATCTCTCCTGATGCTGGTCAGCTGGTCAACCTCAGGACCAGTGCAGGGTTTTATGGAAAGCTGCCTGGACCTCCTTGTTGCGCAGACAGTAGATGACAGGGTTGCACATGGGTGTGACCACCGTGTAGATGACTGACAGCACCTTGTTGAGGTCCATGGCTTCTATGCGGCTGGGGCGGGCATAGATGAAGATCGTGGCTGAGTAAAAGATGCCGACCACCAGCAAatgggaggcacaggtggagaaagCTTTGTGGCGGGCAGAAGCTGACGGCATGCGGAGCACGGCCCTACCAATGGCCACATAGGAGGCcatggccaggagcagggaaccccaAAGGATGACAATTGCAGAAATGAAGTCCACCAGCTCTGTCAGggacacgtgggtgcaggacagGTTGAGCAGAGGGGAGACATCACAGAAGAAGTGGTTGAGAACATTGGGGCCACAGTAGGACAGGCTAGCAATGCATGCTGTTTTGATCACTGAGACCACCAGCCCACCAAGCCATGAGGACAAGGATAAGCCCAGGCAGACCTGGGGCCGCATGAGCAGTGGGTAGTGCAGAGGGCGGCAGATGGCCACgtagcggtcataggccatggAGGCCAGGAGGGTGCACTCTGTGCAGATGAGAGAGATGAAGAAGAACAATTGGGTCATGCAGGCTGTGAAGGGCACATGGCAGGGTCCAGTCCACAGTCCCACCAGCAGGCTGGGCATGGTCACTGACACGTAGCACATCTCCAAGCAGCTGAGGTTGcccaggaagaagtacatgggctTGTGGAGCTCACTGTGGCTGCAGATGAGGTAGATGATGAGCGTGTTCTCCAGGAGGGTCAGCAGGTAGAGAGTCAGGAAGACAAGGAACAGGGCATCCCTTAT includes these proteins:
- the LOC100341479 gene encoding olfactory receptor 6Z7-like, with product MEMSLELSNNTRIQEFVLLGLSAKLGIRDALFLVFLTLYLLTLLENTLIIYLICSHSELHKPMYFFLGNLSCLEMCYVSVTMPSLLVGLWTGPCHVPFTACMTQLFFFISLICTECTLLASMAYDRYVAICRPLHYPLLMRPQVCLGLSLSSWLGGLVVSVIKTACIASLSYCGPNVLNHFFCDVSPLLNLSCTHVSLTELVDFISAIVILWGSLLLAMASYVAIGRAVLRMPSASARHKAFSTCASHLLVVGIFYSATIFIYARPSRIEAMDLNKVLSVIYTVVTPMCNPVIYCLRNKEVQAAFHKTLHWS